One genomic region from Terriglobus aquaticus encodes:
- a CDS encoding TonB-dependent receptor, with amino-acid sequence MRFESYGFVAGAAALSLTCVSLQPVVHAQVLGDLRGRVSDASGAAVSGATVVLTDTRNGVRQTQVTTGAGAYDFTNLVSSVYSVHVAAGGFQAYDRANVTVTTGTTVGLDLPLTVGAADQSVTVTSDAPLLQNSTSDIQTTIPGRTVVALPLNSRNFVQLAQLAPGVELPPGTVLTRINGGRPRTNEYLFDGISALQPEPGQVAFFPIIDDIAEFTIAANNVPAEYGRFNGGVVNVATRSGTNEVHGSVYEFLRNETLNARNYFARPTAAGPQPKPEYRRSLFGGTLGAPVVHDHLFVFAGYQGILQRIGVTRLSTVPTVAQRGGNFGATTIYDPNTTTTTASGRVVRTAFARNTIPQGRFDPVAVALLNRIPLPNTTGTSNYSRTGNDDDHQHQSDFRVDGAKGQHDRAFARYTYYSEVENPVTPFAEGSGAISGSVIGTGNVAGLTHILGQQAVFNETHTFTPFLANELRLGYTRRGNTQQGATLAGSASAALGIPGIPNNAAFNNALPLFTLTGFQQLGPSASTNARYQTSVGELVDNLIVTRGAHSIKAGMDARRYELNTIAPPNPQGSFAFTVTGTDTQTATGSAAATGGNSFASFLLGQVDTFSIDLQNRTIRPRDYIYEFFVQDDWRATPKLTVNAGVRWTLHLPSTETHNQGAIFNTGTQVLDYLGVNGYPRSARELHWGNVAPRFGLAYSVDSKTVVRSGFGIVFIDQSGITTPFTTSQYPFIQNVQQPTLDNVTPAFALRNGPSVAPVSFTPNAGLGQSVYTADRSAGSGYVEQWNLAVQRSVTNNLSFDIAYVGSHVVHVGIPDRNINQLTADQIAQGLQPGSTLLASVANPYFGQIPISSPLGRRTITNAQLLKPFARFQNVAVYRNNTGTSNYNAIEAKVEQRMSHNLYVLFSYTHSRLIDDASSVFSSTVLSSPNTSSLIAADTYRPYLERDVSQGDMPNVLTASAIYDLPRFRGHGVLTGVLGGWQVNGIWTMQSGMPVTVTQATNNNSSLGVSLQRPNLVGRPNLDPSQRTPAAFFNTAAFAAAPQFTFGSASRNPVRGPAYRDLDLALVKNTRIGEKFTAEFRAELFDVTNTPAFAQPNGSFGTAAFGSITATTTDPRVAQFALRLRR; translated from the coding sequence ATGCGTTTCGAGTCGTATGGTTTTGTGGCCGGTGCGGCCGCGCTCTCGCTGACCTGTGTTTCGCTGCAGCCCGTGGTGCATGCCCAGGTGCTGGGCGATCTTCGTGGTCGGGTGAGCGACGCGTCCGGTGCCGCGGTAAGCGGTGCAACGGTGGTGCTGACGGATACGCGAAACGGCGTGCGCCAGACTCAGGTGACCACGGGTGCCGGGGCGTACGACTTCACCAACCTGGTTTCGAGCGTCTACAGCGTTCACGTGGCCGCGGGCGGCTTTCAGGCATATGACCGGGCGAACGTGACGGTGACGACCGGAACGACCGTCGGCCTCGATCTGCCGTTGACGGTAGGCGCGGCCGACCAGAGCGTCACGGTCACGTCGGACGCTCCGCTGCTGCAGAACAGCACGTCGGACATTCAAACGACGATTCCGGGGCGTACCGTGGTAGCGCTGCCGCTGAACTCGCGCAATTTTGTGCAGTTGGCGCAGCTGGCGCCGGGTGTGGAACTGCCGCCCGGAACGGTGCTGACGCGCATCAACGGTGGCCGTCCACGCACGAACGAGTACCTGTTCGACGGCATCAGCGCGCTGCAGCCGGAGCCGGGGCAGGTGGCGTTTTTCCCCATCATCGACGACATTGCGGAGTTCACCATTGCGGCGAATAACGTGCCGGCGGAGTACGGCCGCTTCAACGGTGGCGTGGTCAACGTGGCGACGCGGTCGGGCACGAACGAGGTGCACGGCAGCGTGTACGAGTTTCTGCGCAACGAGACGCTGAACGCTCGCAACTACTTTGCGCGGCCGACCGCAGCCGGACCGCAGCCGAAGCCCGAGTACCGCCGCAGCCTGTTCGGCGGCACGCTGGGCGCGCCGGTGGTGCACGATCACCTGTTCGTCTTTGCTGGGTATCAGGGCATTCTGCAGCGCATCGGCGTCACACGGCTGTCGACGGTGCCGACGGTAGCGCAGCGCGGCGGCAACTTCGGCGCGACGACCATCTATGACCCGAACACGACGACGACCACGGCCAGCGGCCGCGTGGTGCGCACGGCCTTCGCGCGCAACACGATCCCGCAGGGGCGGTTCGATCCGGTCGCGGTGGCGTTGCTGAATCGGATTCCGCTGCCGAACACGACCGGCACCAGCAACTACTCGCGGACCGGAAACGACGACGATCACCAGCACCAGTCCGATTTTCGCGTGGACGGCGCGAAGGGGCAGCACGACCGCGCCTTTGCCCGCTATACCTACTACAGCGAAGTGGAGAACCCGGTAACGCCGTTTGCGGAAGGATCGGGTGCGATCAGCGGGTCGGTGATCGGCACCGGCAACGTTGCGGGACTAACGCACATTCTGGGGCAGCAGGCGGTCTTCAACGAGACCCACACCTTCACGCCCTTCCTGGCGAACGAGCTGAGGCTGGGCTACACGCGGCGCGGCAACACGCAGCAAGGAGCGACGCTGGCCGGCAGCGCGTCCGCAGCACTTGGCATCCCAGGAATTCCGAACAATGCAGCTTTCAACAACGCACTGCCGCTGTTTACGCTGACCGGCTTCCAGCAGCTTGGCCCATCGGCCAGCACCAATGCGCGCTACCAGACGAGCGTGGGCGAGCTGGTGGACAACCTGATCGTGACGCGCGGCGCGCACTCGATCAAGGCGGGCATGGACGCGCGGCGGTATGAGCTGAACACGATTGCCCCGCCGAATCCGCAGGGTTCATTCGCCTTCACCGTTACCGGCACCGACACGCAGACGGCAACGGGATCGGCGGCAGCGACGGGAGGCAACAGCTTTGCCAGCTTCCTGTTGGGGCAGGTGGATACGTTCTCCATCGATCTGCAAAACCGGACGATTCGTCCGCGCGACTACATCTACGAGTTCTTTGTGCAGGATGACTGGCGCGCCACGCCGAAGCTGACGGTGAACGCCGGTGTGCGCTGGACGCTGCACTTGCCCAGCACGGAGACGCATAACCAGGGCGCGATCTTCAACACGGGGACGCAGGTGCTGGATTACCTGGGCGTGAACGGCTATCCGCGATCGGCGCGTGAACTGCACTGGGGCAACGTTGCTCCACGCTTCGGCCTGGCGTACTCGGTGGATTCGAAGACGGTGGTGCGGTCTGGCTTCGGCATCGTCTTCATCGACCAGAGCGGCATTACGACGCCGTTCACGACGTCGCAGTACCCGTTCATTCAGAACGTGCAGCAGCCGACGCTGGATAATGTGACGCCTGCGTTTGCTCTGCGCAATGGACCGAGCGTGGCGCCCGTCAGCTTTACGCCGAACGCCGGCCTGGGGCAGAGCGTGTACACAGCGGATCGGAGCGCGGGCTCAGGATATGTGGAGCAATGGAACCTGGCGGTGCAGCGCTCGGTGACGAACAACCTGAGCTTCGACATTGCGTATGTGGGATCGCACGTCGTGCATGTGGGTATCCCGGACCGCAACATCAACCAGTTGACGGCGGACCAGATTGCGCAGGGGTTGCAGCCAGGTTCGACGCTGCTGGCTTCGGTGGCCAACCCGTACTTCGGGCAGATCCCGATCTCGAGCCCGCTGGGCCGCCGCACGATCACCAACGCTCAGTTGTTGAAGCCGTTCGCGCGCTTTCAGAATGTAGCGGTGTACCGCAACAACACGGGCACGTCGAACTACAACGCGATTGAGGCAAAGGTGGAGCAGCGCATGAGCCACAACCTCTATGTGTTGTTCAGCTACACGCACTCGCGGCTGATCGATGATGCGTCGAGCGTGTTCTCGTCAACGGTGCTCAGTTCGCCGAATACAAGTTCGCTGATTGCGGCGGACACGTACCGGCCGTACCTGGAGCGCGACGTGTCGCAGGGCGACATGCCGAACGTGCTGACCGCTTCGGCGATCTATGACCTGCCGCGGTTCCGCGGTCATGGTGTGCTGACCGGCGTGCTGGGAGGATGGCAGGTGAACGGCATCTGGACGATGCAGAGCGGCATGCCGGTTACGGTGACGCAGGCGACGAATAACAACAGCTCGCTGGGTGTGTCGCTGCAGCGGCCAAACCTGGTGGGCCGGCCGAATCTCGACCCGTCGCAGCGCACGCCTGCAGCGTTCTTCAATACGGCTGCGTTTGCAGCGGCACCGCAGTTCACCTTTGGCAGTGCGTCGCGCAATCCTGTGCGTGGACCGGCGTACCGCGACCTGGATCTGGCGCTGGTGAAGAACACGCGCATCGGCGAGAAGTTCACGGCGGAGTTCCGCGCAGAGTTGTTCGATGTGACTAACACCCCTGCGTTTGCGCAGCCGAACGGATCTTTCGGAACGGCAGCCTTCGGCAGCATCACGGCAACCACGACCGATCCGCGGGTGGCGCAGTTCGCGCTGCGGCTGAGGCGTTAG
- a CDS encoding outer membrane lipoprotein-sorting protein has protein sequence MMPGRLRRFGLLLASAAVFGAAAVAQEGFGPLQPDPPTGKTPEQIVAAMGAREAEFAKARDNYVFKQDVKFQTINDDNGRPDGEYHQVSDIGFSSTGARTENVLFAPQNTLERVILTREDLDDVVHRLPFILTTEQLPEYDVSYLGRQKVDELDTYVFDVKPKTMEKGKRYFQGKVWVDQQDLQIVLASGKNVPDDVRKGHENLSPPFSTYYEQIDGKYWFPTYTKAEGTLHFAASGGSMGQDVHVKSIVKYTDYKRYRSSARILTGVEEVPEQAPPKK, from the coding sequence ATGATGCCTGGACGTCTGCGCCGTTTCGGTCTTCTGCTTGCCTCCGCTGCTGTGTTCGGTGCCGCTGCCGTGGCGCAGGAGGGCTTTGGCCCGCTGCAGCCCGATCCGCCGACGGGCAAGACGCCGGAGCAGATTGTGGCAGCGATGGGCGCGCGCGAGGCGGAGTTCGCCAAGGCGCGCGACAACTACGTCTTCAAGCAGGATGTGAAATTCCAGACCATCAACGACGACAACGGCCGGCCCGATGGTGAGTACCACCAGGTGAGCGACATCGGATTCTCCAGCACCGGCGCGCGCACGGAAAATGTGCTGTTCGCGCCGCAAAACACGCTGGAGCGCGTGATCCTGACCAGGGAGGATCTGGATGACGTGGTGCACAGGCTGCCGTTCATTCTGACCACGGAGCAGTTGCCCGAGTACGACGTGAGCTACCTGGGCCGGCAAAAGGTGGACGAGCTGGATACGTACGTCTTCGACGTGAAGCCGAAGACGATGGAAAAGGGCAAGCGGTATTTCCAGGGTAAGGTCTGGGTCGATCAGCAGGACCTGCAGATTGTGCTGGCCAGCGGCAAAAACGTGCCCGACGACGTGCGCAAGGGGCACGAAAACCTGTCGCCACCGTTCAGCACCTATTACGAGCAAATCGACGGCAAGTACTGGTTCCCGACCTATACGAAAGCTGAGGGCACGCTGCATTTCGCCGCATCGGGTGGGTCCATGGGGCAGGACGTGCACGTGAAGTCGATCGTGAAGTACACGGATTACAAGCGGTATCGTTCGAGCGCTCGCATTCTGACGGGTGTGGAAGAGGTGCCGGAGCAGGCACCGCCGAAGAAGTAG
- a CDS encoding regulatory protein RecX has protein sequence MPFGRPKRAREPLTETELLDYAAKSLGARMQSERDLRRKLRDRAEPGPTGAEAVDAVIAKLKELRYLSDERYAVDFARLRQENRSLGRRRVQQDLQNKGIASPVITEALESAYKGVDEVALVRQHIERKRLQAPTDDKSTARILRRLTAAGFSSKSIFTVLRQLRSGESIDTAEAAIADD, from the coding sequence ATGCCCTTCGGCAGACCCAAACGCGCCCGCGAGCCGCTCACCGAGACCGAACTGCTGGACTACGCCGCCAAGTCCCTCGGCGCGCGCATGCAGTCGGAGCGCGACCTGCGCCGCAAGCTGCGCGACCGCGCCGAGCCCGGCCCCACCGGTGCTGAGGCCGTGGACGCGGTCATCGCCAAGCTGAAAGAGCTGCGGTACCTCTCCGACGAGCGTTACGCCGTCGACTTCGCTCGCCTGCGCCAGGAGAACCGCAGCCTGGGCCGACGCCGCGTGCAGCAGGACTTGCAGAACAAAGGCATCGCCTCGCCCGTGATCACCGAAGCTCTCGAGAGCGCCTACAAAGGTGTGGATGAGGTCGCGCTCGTTCGCCAGCACATCGAACGCAAACGCCTGCAGGCCCCGACGGACGACAAGAGCACCGCCCGCATCCTGCGTCGCCTGACCGCCGCCGGCTTCAGCTCGAAATCGATATTCACCGTGCTGCGCCAACTCCGCTCCGGCGAATCCATCGACACAGCCGAAGCCGCGATCGCGGACGACTAG
- a CDS encoding GGDEF domain-containing protein, with the protein MSILRLQSWMLLFLGVFLFMSHHASRRVKTDAGALWFAAGSTLGSMGLMLQAYYNSLPLILSVMLSNALFLMEPLFLTKAIAVATRQRFRGMPVMVALCVALMTVYSYLTYWRPDRSMRVMFGTAVLGALLVFPAVLLLRCRDRATRPATRAMAVALLLVSFSLWRSSYVVLRGVRLLNGANWGGVLFISFTALCFLWMDMLRVSDGLEKKAMSDPLTGLLNRRAIEVFARRELARCKRQGQSISVLMIDMNHFKAINDRHGHAAGDTALQCVAQAISTSLRDSDLASRIGGDEFLVLLPDASKVTTHTVAARLRVAINDIRIPCSAGEPLRVSATIGQAHSSEGDASLEDLMERSDQHMYEQKVPDTMRYSGGPASEITRSPYRSAQARSGVGASLPN; encoded by the coding sequence GTGAGCATCCTGCGGCTGCAGAGCTGGATGCTGTTGTTCCTCGGCGTGTTCCTGTTTATGTCTCACCACGCTAGCCGCCGCGTGAAGACGGACGCGGGCGCGCTGTGGTTTGCGGCGGGGTCCACGCTTGGCAGCATGGGCCTGATGTTGCAGGCCTACTACAACAGCCTGCCACTCATCCTGTCGGTCATGTTGAGCAATGCGCTGTTCCTGATGGAACCTCTGTTCCTGACCAAGGCGATTGCGGTAGCGACGCGGCAGCGCTTTCGTGGCATGCCGGTGATGGTGGCGCTGTGCGTCGCCCTGATGACCGTCTATAGCTATCTGACCTACTGGCGGCCGGACCGCAGCATGCGCGTGATGTTCGGCACGGCCGTGCTGGGCGCGCTGTTGGTTTTTCCGGCTGTGCTGCTGTTGCGGTGCCGCGACCGTGCGACCCGGCCGGCGACGCGCGCCATGGCGGTAGCGCTATTGCTGGTCAGCTTCAGCCTTTGGCGGAGTTCTTATGTTGTGCTGCGTGGCGTTCGGCTGTTGAATGGCGCGAACTGGGGCGGCGTGTTGTTCATCTCATTCACCGCGCTCTGCTTTCTATGGATGGACATGCTGCGCGTGAGCGACGGGCTTGAGAAGAAGGCGATGAGCGATCCGCTGACGGGTCTGCTGAACCGGCGCGCAATCGAGGTGTTTGCCCGACGTGAGCTGGCGCGCTGCAAGCGTCAGGGTCAGTCGATCTCGGTGCTGATGATCGACATGAATCACTTCAAAGCCATCAACGATCGCCACGGCCATGCTGCCGGCGACACGGCCCTGCAGTGCGTGGCACAAGCTATCAGCACCAGCCTGCGCGACTCGGACCTGGCCTCCCGCATTGGCGGCGATGAGTTCCTGGTGCTGCTGCCGGATGCCTCCAAGGTGACGACGCATACCGTGGCCGCGCGGCTGCGCGTCGCGATCAATGACATTCGTATTCCCTGCAGCGCGGGCGAGCCTTTGCGTGTGAGCGCCACCATCGGGCAGGCACACAGCAGCGAAGGCGATGCGAGCCTGGAAGACCTGATGGAGCGCAGCGACCAGCACATGTACGAGCAGAAGGTCCCAGACACGATGCGCTACAGTGGCGGACCTGCCTCGGAGATCACGAGATCGCCATACCGGTCTGCGCAGGCGCGGAGCGGTGTCGGTGCTTCGCTGCCCAACTAG
- a CDS encoding alpha-L-fucosidase — protein MAWNRREFLSASLAVGAVHCTPGMAATAANAGAVPSARQLRWQRLETCTFLHFTVNTFTGREWGLGDESPDVFAPTDFDADAIVSDLKAGGMRGVILTCKHHDGFCLWPTKSTEHNISHSKWMDGKGDVVRAISDAARKQGLQFGVYVSPWDRSNAAYGKPEYLTIYRQQITELLTNYGPIFEIWFDGANGGDGFYGGAREKRTIDKLHYYDWPGTWALVRKLQPEAAIFSDVGPDVRWVGNEKGEAGENCWATITPRGEHGGPASPGDVDTAINNTGTPGGEVWMPAECDVSIRPGWFYHSEEDSKVKTPEQLMTLYERSVGRGAGLLLNLPPDTRGRIASADAAALRSFHGRVEATFANNLLRGASLAASAAARNHAAGLVVDGSVDTYWLASNAGPAEITASAREPLQVNVIRMREAIALGQRVRRWVLEAAGTDGVWSKLAEGESIGNCRIVRLEKPAALNRLRLRILESGAPAALTELGAYLDRQG, from the coding sequence ATGGCTTGGAACCGCAGGGAGTTTTTATCCGCATCGCTGGCCGTGGGTGCGGTGCACTGCACGCCGGGGATGGCAGCAACGGCGGCGAATGCCGGGGCGGTGCCGTCGGCGCGGCAGTTGCGCTGGCAGCGGCTGGAAACCTGCACGTTCCTGCACTTCACGGTGAACACCTTCACCGGCCGGGAGTGGGGGCTGGGCGATGAAAGCCCGGATGTGTTCGCGCCGACCGACTTCGACGCCGACGCGATTGTCAGCGACCTGAAGGCGGGCGGCATGCGCGGCGTGATCCTGACCTGCAAGCATCACGACGGGTTTTGCCTGTGGCCGACGAAGAGCACCGAACACAACATCTCGCACAGCAAGTGGATGGACGGGAAGGGCGACGTGGTGCGCGCCATCTCGGACGCGGCGCGCAAGCAGGGGCTGCAGTTTGGCGTCTACGTGTCGCCGTGGGATCGCAGCAATGCGGCGTATGGCAAACCGGAGTACCTCACCATCTATCGGCAGCAGATCACGGAGCTGCTGACCAACTACGGTCCGATCTTCGAGATCTGGTTTGACGGGGCGAATGGCGGTGACGGCTTCTACGGTGGCGCGCGGGAGAAGCGCACCATCGACAAGCTGCACTACTACGATTGGCCGGGAACGTGGGCCTTGGTGCGCAAGCTGCAGCCGGAGGCGGCGATCTTCAGCGACGTGGGCCCGGATGTGCGATGGGTCGGCAACGAAAAAGGCGAAGCTGGCGAGAACTGCTGGGCTACGATCACGCCGCGCGGCGAGCACGGCGGGCCGGCGTCGCCGGGCGATGTGGACACTGCGATCAACAACACGGGTACGCCCGGCGGAGAGGTGTGGATGCCGGCCGAGTGCGATGTGTCGATCCGGCCGGGCTGGTTCTACCACTCGGAGGAAGACAGCAAGGTGAAGACGCCGGAGCAGTTGATGACCCTGTACGAGCGGTCGGTGGGACGCGGAGCGGGGCTGCTGCTGAACCTGCCGCCTGACACGCGCGGACGTATCGCAAGCGCCGACGCGGCTGCGCTGCGGAGCTTTCACGGTCGTGTGGAAGCCACCTTTGCCAACAACCTGCTGCGCGGAGCATCGCTTGCGGCATCCGCGGCAGCCCGGAACCATGCAGCCGGCCTCGTTGTCGACGGATCGGTAGACACGTATTGGCTGGCCTCGAACGCAGGGCCGGCGGAAATCACCGCGAGTGCGCGTGAGCCACTCCAGGTCAACGTGATCCGCATGCGTGAGGCGATCGCGTTGGGTCAGCGCGTCCGGCGATGGGTGCTTGAGGCGGCGGGCACCGACGGCGTGTGGTCGAAGCTGGCCGAAGGCGAGAGCATCGGGAACTGCCGCATCGTGCGGCTGGAGAAGCCTGCGGCGCTGAACCGGCTGCGGTTGCGCATCCTGGAATCGGGGGCGCCCGCCGCGCTTACAGAGCTGGGGGCCTACCTGGACCGGCAGGGCTAA
- the alaS gene encoding alanine--tRNA ligase — protein MQSRSGNQIREDFLRFFEERGHRRIHSSSLVPHNDPTLLFANAGMNQFKDVFLGAEQRSYTRATTSQKCVRAGGKHNDLENVGFTRRHHTFFEMLGNFSFGDYFKQHAIAYAWELLTSDRWFGIDPARLYVTIFEGDAQTPRDDEAEQFWIAAGVPKDRIYQLGAKDNFWQMGETGPCGPCSEIYYDLGLEASETGEDKPFGEDDQRYMEIWNLVFMQFDRAASGELTPLPKPSIDTGMGLERIACVLQGKLSNYQSDLFVPLIAKAAELVGFTAMSPEEASVSDAKGAASLRIIADHARAATFLISDGIVPSNEGRGYVLRKILRRGIRHGRLLGQEQPFMHQMVYAVRDEMQAAYPELNETADRVSKTILGEEQQFARTLQLGLSQMTNETLASGSLAFRLYETFGMPLDFMTDAARDAGIEFDMEGFERAKEEEQARARASWKGGSQKSASPVFTSLPKTDFEGYGKLRIEGAKVLALVKDGVGANELHPGDTGEVVLNATSFYADSGGQVGDTGWLYSPDGAHVLADVSGCTKPVQGVFAHRVTVRQPIAVGDTVNTVVDGAERNSTMRNHTGTHLLHAALREVLGTHVKQAGSLVNRARLRFDFSHFAQVADEELQEIEDIVNREILSNTKVETFVDVPIDVAINEFHATALFGEKYGDKVRVVKIGDFSTELCGGTHTAATGEIGLLKLTGESSAASGIRRVEAVTGTGSLQEFRRDFAVTRVVSSLIGGTSDSPAAALEARLSQQEEEMKKLRRELEQARMKAASASTADAASSAVDVQGIKVLAQRVAGLDRNQMRSLVDSLRTKLGSGVVVLGAPTEDGKVALIAGVTKDLTGRVQAGKIVGAVAAKVGGKGGGRPDLAEAGGTDPSQLDAALSGVPEIVGGLLA, from the coding sequence ATGCAATCCCGTTCCGGCAACCAGATTCGCGAAGATTTCCTCCGCTTTTTCGAAGAAAGAGGCCATCGTCGCATCCATTCCTCGTCGCTGGTTCCGCACAACGACCCCACGCTGCTCTTTGCGAACGCGGGCATGAATCAGTTCAAGGACGTGTTCCTCGGCGCCGAGCAGCGCAGCTACACGCGCGCCACCACCAGCCAGAAGTGCGTGCGCGCCGGCGGCAAGCACAACGACCTGGAGAACGTGGGCTTCACCCGCCGCCACCACACCTTCTTTGAAATGCTTGGCAACTTCAGCTTTGGCGACTATTTCAAGCAGCACGCCATCGCCTACGCGTGGGAGCTGCTCACCAGCGATCGCTGGTTCGGCATCGACCCGGCCCGGCTCTACGTGACCATCTTCGAGGGCGACGCGCAGACCCCGCGCGACGACGAGGCCGAGCAATTCTGGATCGCCGCCGGCGTGCCGAAGGATCGCATCTACCAGCTCGGCGCCAAGGACAACTTCTGGCAGATGGGCGAGACCGGCCCCTGCGGTCCGTGCAGCGAGATCTATTACGACCTGGGCCTTGAGGCGTCGGAGACCGGCGAAGACAAGCCCTTTGGCGAAGACGACCAGCGCTATATGGAGATCTGGAACCTCGTCTTCATGCAGTTCGACCGCGCCGCCTCGGGCGAACTCACGCCGCTGCCCAAGCCCTCCATCGACACCGGCATGGGCCTCGAGCGCATCGCCTGCGTGCTGCAGGGCAAGCTCTCGAACTACCAGAGCGACCTGTTCGTCCCGCTCATCGCAAAGGCGGCGGAGCTTGTCGGCTTCACCGCGATGAGCCCGGAAGAAGCCTCGGTCAGCGATGCAAAGGGCGCTGCCTCGCTGCGCATCATCGCCGACCACGCGCGCGCCGCGACCTTCCTTATCAGTGATGGCATCGTGCCCTCCAACGAAGGCCGCGGCTACGTTCTGCGCAAGATCCTGCGCCGCGGCATCCGCCACGGCCGCCTCCTCGGCCAGGAGCAGCCGTTCATGCACCAGATGGTCTACGCCGTGCGCGACGAGATGCAGGCCGCCTACCCCGAACTGAACGAAACCGCCGACCGCGTCAGCAAGACCATACTTGGCGAAGAGCAGCAATTCGCTCGAACCTTGCAGCTTGGCCTCTCGCAGATGACGAATGAGACGCTCGCAAGCGGCTCACTTGCCTTTCGCCTGTACGAGACCTTCGGCATGCCTCTCGACTTCATGACCGATGCAGCGCGCGATGCCGGCATCGAGTTCGACATGGAAGGCTTCGAGCGCGCCAAGGAAGAGGAACAGGCACGCGCACGCGCCTCGTGGAAGGGCGGATCGCAGAAGTCCGCCAGCCCCGTTTTCACCTCTCTCCCGAAGACCGACTTCGAAGGCTACGGCAAGCTCCGCATCGAAGGCGCAAAGGTCCTCGCTCTCGTCAAAGACGGCGTCGGCGCCAACGAACTGCACCCGGGCGACACCGGCGAAGTCGTGCTGAACGCGACCAGCTTCTACGCCGATTCCGGCGGCCAGGTGGGCGACACCGGCTGGCTCTACTCGCCCGACGGCGCGCACGTGCTGGCCGACGTGAGCGGCTGCACCAAGCCGGTGCAGGGCGTCTTCGCGCACCGCGTCACCGTCCGGCAGCCCATCGCGGTGGGCGACACCGTGAACACCGTGGTGGACGGCGCCGAGCGCAACAGCACCATGCGCAACCACACCGGCACCCACCTGCTGCACGCCGCGCTGCGCGAGGTCCTCGGCACGCACGTGAAGCAGGCCGGATCGCTGGTGAACCGCGCGCGCCTGCGCTTCGACTTCAGCCACTTTGCCCAGGTCGCCGACGAGGAGCTGCAGGAGATCGAGGACATCGTCAACCGCGAGATCCTCTCGAACACCAAGGTCGAAACCTTCGTCGACGTTCCCATCGACGTAGCGATCAACGAGTTCCACGCCACCGCACTCTTCGGCGAAAAGTATGGCGACAAGGTGCGCGTGGTGAAGATCGGCGACTTCTCGACCGAGCTCTGCGGCGGCACCCACACCGCGGCCACCGGCGAAATCGGCCTTCTGAAGCTCACCGGCGAATCCTCTGCCGCCTCTGGCATCCGCCGCGTGGAGGCCGTCACCGGCACCGGCTCGCTGCAGGAGTTCCGCCGCGACTTCGCTGTGACGCGCGTCGTCTCGTCCCTGATCGGCGGCACCAGCGATTCGCCCGCCGCCGCACTCGAGGCACGCCTCTCCCAGCAGGAAGAGGAGATGAAGAAGCTGCGCCGCGAGCTGGAACAGGCGCGCATGAAGGCGGCCTCCGCCTCCACTGCCGATGCGGCCAGCTCCGCCGTCGACGTACAGGGCATCAAGGTGCTGGCCCAGCGCGTCGCCGGCCTCGACCGCAACCAGATGCGCTCGCTGGTCGACTCGCTGCGAACGAAGCTGGGCAGCGGCGTGGTCGTTCTGGGCGCGCCCACAGAAGACGGCAAGGTCGCCCTGATTGCCGGTGTGACCAAGGACCTGACCGGCCGCGTGCAGGCCGGCAAGATCGTCGGAGCTGTGGCTGCCAAGGTCGGCGGCAAAGGCGGCGGTCGCCCCGACCTGGCCGAGGCCGGCGGCACCGATCCATCGCAACTGGACGCCGCTCTGTCCGGTGTACCGGAGATCGTCGGCGGCCTGCTCGCATAG
- a CDS encoding DinB family protein yields the protein MTALTVDELLAWLDQTSNGWRGLVQRHPEVLAFPCSTRETQNVAELLQHIVAVELRYAERLRDLSETSYDQIAFDTADAIFTTHARTMDLLQPLLQRDAEFWDGTIEFMTRSAGQMRARRRAILVHLAMHAIRHYAQLATLVREHGVAPGWQMDYLFAVAEPA from the coding sequence ATGACCGCGCTCACCGTTGACGAACTGCTTGCCTGGCTCGATCAGACCTCAAACGGCTGGCGTGGCCTGGTGCAGCGACATCCGGAGGTCCTCGCCTTTCCGTGCAGCACACGCGAGACGCAGAATGTGGCCGAGCTGCTGCAGCACATTGTCGCCGTGGAACTGCGCTACGCCGAGCGCCTGCGCGACCTGTCCGAAACCTCGTACGATCAGATCGCCTTCGACACTGCGGACGCGATCTTCACCACCCATGCGCGCACCATGGACCTGCTGCAGCCGCTGCTGCAACGGGACGCCGAGTTCTGGGACGGCACAATCGAGTTCATGACCCGCAGTGCTGGGCAGATGCGTGCGCGGCGCCGCGCGATCCTGGTGCACCTCGCCATGCACGCCATCCGTCACTACGCCCAGCTCGCCACGCTCGTCCGCGAGCACGGTGTGGCGCCAGGTTGGCAGATGGACTACCTGTTCGCAGTCGCAGAGCCAGCCTAG